TGTCGCTTCACCGCGACGTCAATCGCCTGTTCGACGATCTCTTCCGCGGGTTCGGTATGTCGTCGTTCGGCGGCCTCGGTCGCGAACCGTCGTGGCCAAGCCTCGAGTTCGGCGAGACCGACACCGAAGTTCGGGTGATTGCCGAGCTTCCCGGTCTTGACGAGAAGGACGTGGAAATCACCGTCGAGGAAGGCGTGCTGACGCTCCGCGGCGAGAAGAAATCCGAGGTCGAAGACAAGGACCGCGGCTATACCGAACGCAGCTACGGCCGCTTCGAACGGCGGA
This region of Sphingopyxis sp. CCNWLW2 genomic DNA includes:
- a CDS encoding Hsp20/alpha crystallin family protein, with protein sequence SLHRDVNRLFDDLFRGFGMSSFGGLGREPSWPSLEFGETDTEVRVIAELPGLDEKDVEITVEEGVLTLRGEKKSEVEDKDRGYTERSYGRFERRIGLPRGVERDKASATFQNGVLTITLPKSEAANENVRRIPVNARAA